A window of Selenomonas ruminantium subsp. lactilytica TAM6421 contains these coding sequences:
- the xseB gene encoding exodeoxyribonuclease VII small subunit has product MPRKKELSFEESLDKLEAIVEAMEQSDTSLKDLMANYTEGMKLGEACLQELAKAEAAMDLVIKKDGNKIAEAELNIEGE; this is encoded by the coding sequence ATGCCAAGAAAAAAAGAACTTTCCTTTGAGGAATCCCTGGACAAGCTGGAAGCCATCGTGGAAGCGATGGAACAGAGCGATACCAGTCTCAAGGATTTGATGGCCAACTACACGGAGGGCATGAAGCTTGGCGAAGCCTGCCTGCAGGAACTGGCCAAGGCCGAGGCGGCTATGGATCTGGTCATCAAAAAAGACGGCAACAAGATTGCGGAAGCAGAATTAAACATAGAAGGGGAATAA
- a CDS encoding polyprenyl synthetase family protein, with product MELKKIWQERSALVEAQLVKELNEANPLDKTLCEAMKYSLMAGGKRLRPVLLMAAADAVGAKGTDYLTTGCAMEMIHTYSLIHDDLPAMDDDDYRRGKLTNHKVYGAGMATLAGDALLTLAFEVILRQQGVSAEKLVQVTREISQAAGPDGMVGGQALDMESEDKQISMETMKNIHLGKTGALFRAAIRSGAILGGADEKALAALTTYADNFGLAFQITDDILDVIGDEAVIGKPVGSDEKNHKSTYVTLTSLEEAQKLAQEAVDTAVDALQIFGDEADFLRELVAYLVKRNK from the coding sequence ATGGAACTGAAGAAAATCTGGCAGGAACGCAGTGCTTTGGTAGAAGCGCAGCTGGTGAAAGAATTGAATGAAGCAAATCCGTTGGACAAGACGCTCTGCGAGGCGATGAAATACAGCCTGATGGCTGGCGGCAAACGCCTGCGTCCTGTGCTGTTGATGGCCGCAGCCGATGCTGTCGGGGCTAAGGGCACGGACTATCTGACCACAGGCTGTGCCATGGAGATGATTCATACCTATTCCCTGATTCACGATGATCTGCCAGCCATGGATGATGATGATTACCGCCGTGGCAAGCTGACCAACCATAAGGTCTATGGTGCCGGCATGGCTACCCTGGCCGGGGATGCCCTGCTGACGCTGGCCTTTGAAGTGATCCTGCGCCAGCAGGGTGTCAGCGCGGAAAAACTCGTGCAGGTAACCCGGGAAATCAGCCAGGCAGCTGGCCCCGATGGCATGGTGGGCGGTCAGGCTCTCGATATGGAATCCGAAGACAAGCAGATTTCCATGGAGACCATGAAAAACATCCATCTGGGCAAGACCGGCGCCCTGTTCCGAGCTGCCATCCGCAGCGGCGCTATCCTGGGCGGTGCGGATGAAAAGGCTTTGGCGGCACTGACTACCTATGCCGATAATTTCGGGCTGGCCTTCCAGATTACCGACGATATCCTGGATGTCATTGGCGATGAAGCTGTGATTGGCAAGCCAGTGGGCAGTGACGAGAAGAACCATAAGTCCACTTATGTGACGCTGACTTCGCTGGAAGAGGCGCAGAAGCTGGCCCAGGAAGCCGTGGATACGGCTGTGGACGCCCTGCAGATCTTTGGGGATGAGGCAGATTTCCTGCGGGAACTGGTGGCCTATTTGGTAAAACGCAATAAATAA
- the dxs gene encoding 1-deoxy-D-xylulose-5-phosphate synthase: MYPLLEKIKEAADVKHYSVSELERLAKELREFIVETVAENGGHLAPSLGTVELTLALYSVFNFPKDKLIWDVGHQAYSHKILTGRRERFHTLRQKGGITGFPNRFESDYDAFGVGHASTSISAALGMAISRDLSGRKNEVIAVIGDGALTGGEAFEALNHAGDLGKKIIVILNDNEMSIDKNVGGLSEYLSRIRITPQYNKAKKDMGSLLMSIPHIGDKAFRTAQVVKDSVRAALVPGGIFEELGFHYIGPVDGHNISLLQEILESAREMSGPVLIHIHTTKGKGYAPAEMEPDKFHGIGKFNKETGKCLPKEGAPSYTSVFSKALIELADKDSNITAITAAMPSGTGLKAFGQEYPARFFDVGIAEEHAVTLAAGMAADGKHPVVALYSTFAQRAYDQLMHDVCLQNLPVTLCLDRAGLVGADGPTHHGAFDLSYLRHMPNMTVFVPKDEAELRDMLATAVKMESPTAVRYPRGNGQGVELQAGFNDIPAGKAELLRDGSDVAILALGPITYKALAAAKLLQQQGISAAVVNMRFAKPLDTEMIQRLRHVQLLVTVEENSLVGGFGSGMAEYLTDSGLARSVDLLRLGLPDRFVEQGTQEELLTLCSLQPEQMAERIKERLK, encoded by the coding sequence ATGTATCCACTTTTAGAAAAAATCAAGGAAGCAGCTGATGTCAAGCATTACAGCGTCAGCGAATTGGAGCGGCTCGCCAAGGAATTGCGGGAATTCATTGTGGAGACGGTGGCAGAGAATGGGGGACATCTGGCACCGAGTCTGGGAACAGTGGAGCTGACACTGGCTCTTTACAGTGTCTTCAACTTTCCCAAGGACAAGCTGATCTGGGATGTGGGGCATCAGGCCTACAGCCATAAGATACTCACAGGCCGGCGGGAAAGATTCCATACCCTGCGCCAGAAGGGCGGGATCACCGGTTTTCCCAACCGCTTTGAATCGGATTACGATGCCTTCGGTGTCGGCCATGCCAGCACCTCGATTTCGGCGGCTCTGGGGATGGCCATATCCCGGGATCTGAGTGGCCGTAAAAATGAGGTGATCGCCGTAATCGGTGATGGTGCCCTGACCGGTGGCGAAGCCTTTGAGGCCCTTAATCATGCAGGGGATTTAGGAAAAAAAATCATCGTTATCCTGAACGATAACGAAATGTCCATTGATAAGAATGTGGGCGGTCTCAGCGAATATCTGTCCCGGATCCGCATCACGCCGCAGTACAATAAGGCCAAAAAGGACATGGGCAGCCTGCTTATGAGCATTCCCCATATCGGGGACAAGGCTTTCCGCACGGCACAGGTGGTCAAGGACAGCGTCCGGGCTGCATTGGTGCCCGGCGGCATCTTTGAGGAGCTGGGCTTTCACTACATCGGTCCGGTGGATGGTCACAATATCAGCCTGCTGCAGGAAATCCTGGAAAGTGCCCGGGAGATGAGCGGCCCGGTGCTGATCCATATCCATACCACCAAGGGCAAGGGCTATGCTCCGGCGGAAATGGAACCGGATAAGTTTCATGGCATCGGCAAATTCAATAAGGAAACGGGAAAATGCCTGCCGAAAGAAGGCGCGCCTTCCTATACCTCAGTGTTCAGCAAGGCGCTGATTGAACTGGCGGATAAGGACAGCAACATCACGGCCATCACGGCGGCCATGCCCAGTGGCACGGGGCTCAAGGCCTTTGGTCAGGAGTATCCCGCCCGCTTCTTCGATGTGGGCATTGCCGAGGAGCATGCGGTGACCTTGGCGGCCGGCATGGCAGCTGATGGCAAGCATCCGGTGGTAGCCCTCTATTCCACCTTCGCCCAGCGGGCCTACGATCAGCTTATGCACGATGTGTGCTTGCAGAATCTGCCCGTAACCCTGTGTCTTGACCGGGCCGGGCTGGTGGGGGCAGATGGGCCCACCCATCATGGCGCCTTTGACCTGTCCTACCTGCGGCATATGCCCAATATGACGGTCTTCGTGCCCAAGGATGAAGCGGAGCTACGGGATATGCTGGCAACGGCTGTCAAAATGGAAAGCCCCACGGCTGTCCGTTACCCCCGTGGCAATGGACAGGGTGTAGAACTGCAGGCAGGATTCAATGATATTCCGGCAGGCAAAGCAGAGCTTCTGCGGGATGGCAGTGATGTGGCAATCCTCGCATTGGGACCAATCACTTATAAGGCATTGGCAGCCGCAAAGCTTCTGCAGCAGCAGGGAATTTCCGCTGCCGTGGTGAATATGCGCTTTGCCAAGCCCCTGGATACGGAGATGATCCAGCGTCTGCGCCATGTGCAATTGCTGGTGACGGTGGAGGAGAACTCCCTGGTGGGCGGTTTCGGTTCCGGCATGGCAGAATACCTAACGGATAGTGGCCTGGCGCGCAGCGTGGATCTATTGCGTTTAGGCCTGCCGGATCGGTTCGTGGAGCAGGGAACGCAGGAAGAATTACTGACACTCTGCAGCCTACAGCCGGAACAGATGGCAGAACGAATAAAGGAAAGATTGAAGTAA
- a CDS encoding TlyA family RNA methyltransferase — translation MAKQRLDILLVERGLAGSRERAKRMIMAGEVLVDNQKVDKAGATVKAEAEIRLLGNDIPYVSRGGLKLAKAMAEFGVEIEGKRCADIGASTGGFTDCMLQNGAVQVFAIDVGYGQLAWKLRTDERVVNMERTNIRNVTPEDIGTLLDFASIDVAFISLTKVLPVTHTLLNDNGEVVALIKPQFEAGRENVGKKGVVRDPKVHEEVIRKVTAFARETGFCTMALTFSPVKGPEGNIEYLVRLSKDLTKEDTVTEERILQVVAEAHGELDK, via the coding sequence ATGGCAAAACAACGTTTAGATATACTTTTGGTGGAACGTGGCCTGGCTGGCAGCCGGGAACGGGCCAAGCGCATGATTATGGCGGGCGAGGTCCTCGTGGATAATCAGAAGGTGGATAAGGCCGGTGCTACGGTAAAGGCCGAGGCCGAAATCCGCCTATTGGGCAATGACATTCCCTATGTGAGCCGGGGCGGCCTGAAATTGGCCAAGGCCATGGCCGAATTTGGTGTGGAGATTGAAGGCAAGCGCTGTGCCGATATCGGCGCATCCACCGGTGGCTTTACCGACTGCATGTTGCAGAACGGTGCTGTGCAGGTCTTTGCCATCGATGTGGGCTATGGTCAGCTGGCCTGGAAATTGCGCACCGATGAACGGGTGGTCAATATGGAACGCACCAATATCCGCAATGTGACGCCGGAAGATATCGGCACTTTGCTGGATTTTGCCTCCATCGACGTGGCCTTTATCTCCCTGACCAAAGTATTGCCTGTCACCCATACCCTGCTGAATGATAACGGTGAAGTGGTGGCGCTGATCAAGCCCCAGTTCGAAGCCGGTCGGGAGAATGTAGGCAAGAAGGGCGTCGTCCGCGATCCCAAGGTCCATGAAGAAGTGATCCGCAAGGTCACGGCCTTTGCCCGGGAAACCGGTTTTTGCACGATGGCCCTGACCTTCTCACCGGTCAAGGGGCCGGAGGGCAATATTGAATATCTCGTCCGCCTGTCCAAAGATCTGACAAAAGAGGACACGGTCACCGAAGAACGCATTCTGCAGGTGGTGGCTGAGGCCCACGGCGAACTGGACAAATAA
- a CDS encoding NAD(+)/NADH kinase, whose translation MPIKTIAIFPNVSKPQSPEVLRRILQFYQDKDVQLMLPVDESRYFDLEHLGVPDIEKQQADIALSIGGDGTLLGVCRRYGASAVPVCGINIGTLGFMADIELSELEMKLQKLLAGDYRIEHRLLLAGFAKSDGEERFLGHAINDVVVTKGGVARMLHLGLSINDSHLMDYKADGVIVSSPTGSTAYSLSAGGPIMSPSIQALLVTPICAHTFNMRPLVVGQDDVVHIKIAAIHQDIIVTFDGQESFRLLPGDEVTVMKSTAQAGIIKFEDKDYYQILRTKLWKG comes from the coding sequence ATGCCAATCAAGACCATTGCCATATTTCCCAATGTGAGCAAGCCGCAGTCTCCGGAAGTGCTGCGGCGGATCCTGCAGTTTTATCAGGATAAAGATGTGCAGCTGATGCTGCCGGTGGACGAGTCGCGTTACTTTGATCTGGAACATTTGGGCGTGCCGGATATCGAAAAACAGCAGGCGGATATCGCCTTGTCCATTGGCGGTGATGGCACACTGCTGGGGGTCTGCCGCCGCTATGGCGCCAGCGCTGTGCCCGTCTGCGGCATCAATATCGGCACATTGGGTTTTATGGCCGATATCGAGCTCAGTGAGCTGGAAATGAAATTGCAGAAGCTGTTGGCTGGGGATTATCGCATTGAACATCGCCTGCTTCTGGCTGGCTTTGCCAAGTCCGATGGGGAGGAGCGCTTCTTAGGTCACGCCATCAATGATGTGGTGGTGACCAAGGGCGGCGTGGCGCGCATGCTGCATCTGGGCCTGTCCATCAACGATTCCCATCTGATGGATTACAAGGCAGACGGCGTGATCGTGTCCTCGCCTACGGGCTCCACGGCCTATTCTCTGTCGGCAGGCGGCCCTATCATGAGCCCGTCCATTCAGGCCCTGCTGGTGACGCCAATCTGTGCCCATACCTTCAACATGCGCCCCTTGGTGGTGGGACAGGATGATGTGGTGCATATCAAGATTGCCGCCATCCATCAGGATATCATCGTGACCTTTGACGGTCAGGAGAGTTTCCGCCTGTTGCCGGGGGATGAAGTGACCGTGATGAAATCCACGGCCCAGGCCGGCATCATCAAATTTGAAGACAAGGACTATTATCAGATTTTACGCACCAAACTTTGGAAAGGATAA
- the argR gene encoding arginine repressor — protein sequence MKSVRQAVIKSIIGSQIIETQEDLADALRAQRIKVTQATVSRDIKEMMLIKVPTGDGRYRYAYPMQNAVIFTEERMQRLFRDTVVNCDFSENIVVVKTLPGGANTVASALDHANWPEVLGTVAGDDNIFIIVKPKAAAEIVTKRLMSFLE from the coding sequence GTGAAGAGTGTACGTCAGGCTGTAATCAAAAGTATTATCGGCAGCCAGATTATCGAAACCCAGGAGGATTTAGCGGATGCCCTGCGCGCACAGCGCATCAAGGTCACCCAGGCAACTGTGTCCCGGGATATCAAGGAAATGATGCTGATCAAGGTTCCCACCGGGGATGGTCGTTATCGTTATGCCTATCCCATGCAGAATGCCGTGATCTTTACGGAGGAGCGCATGCAGCGACTGTTCCGGGATACGGTGGTGAACTGTGATTTCAGCGAGAACATCGTCGTGGTCAAGACCTTGCCCGGCGGCGCCAATACCGTAGCATCAGCCCTCGATCATGCCAACTGGCCGGAAGTGTTGGGAACCGTTGCCGGCGATGACAACATCTTCATCATCGTGAAGCCCAAGGCAGCCGCAGAAATTGTCACCAAGAGACTTATGTCATTTCTGGAGTAA
- the recN gene encoding DNA repair protein RecN — protein sequence MLKTLTVWNFALLEHVQVEFGEGLNILTGETGAGKSILIDALGAILGQRVSADAIRTGCDWLRVEAVFTLEDESLGLHELLSGQAIDDSEGMLIITRQVTKAGRSMVLVNGCHVTLTILKQIGAFLVDIHGQNENLALLKEESQFALLDQFDPDLTEALAGYKQIYTAWRDKQQEHKEKEQAAREYAQRLDMLRWQDKEISEAELKENEDEELDAEIRKLSHAEKIAGFVEESYNLLVVGAGGGQAVLAAVAKVKKNLEDMSRYDDSLENTYTMVEEAYISLQEAASDLRDYGESLEFQPARLDRLQSRMDVIDRLCRKYGATIADVLEHQQKVQQELLDIENYDDDMAQLEKEIAALEEKLRAKADNLTRLRQRAAEELSAAIGSQLTALGMLQAAFHIRVTPAEKFLANGTDNVAMYFSANPGEEEKLLSKVASGGELSRIALAIKTVAASRDSSVPSMVFDEIDTGIGGRTAQMVAERIALVAQYKQVLCITHLPQIACMADVHLYIAKTSAGDSTVTQVRPLTERERISEIARMASGVDVTTASLDNAKEMVSHAKLTKKNFAVKAKDE from the coding sequence ATGCTGAAAACACTTACGGTCTGGAATTTTGCCCTGCTGGAGCATGTGCAGGTGGAGTTCGGTGAGGGACTCAATATCCTTACCGGTGAGACTGGCGCGGGCAAGTCCATCCTGATTGATGCCCTGGGTGCCATACTGGGACAACGGGTATCTGCTGATGCCATCCGTACCGGCTGCGACTGGCTGCGGGTGGAAGCCGTCTTCACCCTAGAGGATGAATCCCTGGGACTCCATGAACTTTTGTCCGGACAGGCCATTGACGACTCGGAGGGCATGCTGATCATTACCCGTCAGGTCACCAAGGCCGGGCGCAGTATGGTATTGGTCAACGGCTGTCATGTGACGCTGACCATCCTCAAACAGATCGGTGCCTTCCTCGTGGATATTCATGGACAGAATGAAAATCTGGCTCTGCTGAAGGAAGAAAGTCAGTTTGCTTTGCTTGACCAGTTTGATCCGGATCTGACAGAGGCGCTGGCGGGCTATAAGCAGATCTATACCGCCTGGCGGGACAAACAGCAGGAACACAAGGAAAAGGAACAGGCCGCCCGGGAATATGCTCAGCGCCTCGATATGCTGCGCTGGCAGGACAAGGAAATCAGTGAGGCGGAACTCAAGGAAAATGAGGATGAGGAGCTGGATGCTGAGATCCGCAAGCTTTCCCATGCCGAAAAGATTGCCGGTTTCGTGGAAGAATCCTATAATCTGCTGGTTGTGGGAGCAGGCGGCGGGCAGGCCGTTCTGGCGGCGGTAGCCAAGGTGAAGAAGAACCTCGAGGACATGAGCCGCTATGATGATTCCCTGGAGAATACCTATACCATGGTGGAAGAGGCTTATATCTCCTTGCAGGAAGCGGCTTCGGATTTGCGTGATTATGGCGAGTCACTGGAATTCCAGCCAGCCAGGCTCGACCGCCTCCAGAGCCGTATGGATGTGATTGACCGGCTCTGCCGGAAATATGGTGCTACGATAGCTGATGTGTTGGAACATCAGCAGAAGGTGCAGCAGGAACTTCTCGATATCGAAAATTACGATGACGATATGGCCCAGCTTGAAAAAGAGATCGCGGCGTTGGAAGAAAAACTGCGGGCCAAGGCGGACAATCTGACCAGGCTGCGCCAGCGGGCGGCAGAAGAATTGTCAGCAGCTATTGGCAGTCAGTTGACTGCTCTGGGGATGCTTCAGGCGGCGTTCCATATCCGTGTGACACCTGCGGAAAAATTCCTGGCTAACGGTACCGATAATGTGGCCATGTATTTCTCAGCCAATCCGGGTGAAGAAGAAAAACTCCTGTCCAAAGTGGCTTCCGGTGGTGAACTTTCCCGTATTGCTCTGGCCATCAAGACAGTGGCGGCCTCGCGGGATTCCTCTGTGCCCAGCATGGTATTCGATGAAATCGACACCGGTATTGGCGGACGCACTGCTCAGATGGTGGCCGAACGCATTGCGCTTGTGGCTCAGTACAAGCAGGTGCTCTGTATCACCCATCTGCCCCAGATTGCCTGCATGGCCGATGTCCATCTCTATATCGCCAAGACCAGTGCCGGCGATTCCACGGTTACCCAGGTGCGGCCTTTGACCGAGCGCGAACGCATCAGCGAAATCGCCCGTATGGCCTCCGGCGTCGATGTGACGACAGCTTCTCTGGACAACGCCAAGGAAATGGTCAGCCATGCTAAACTGACCAAAAAGAACTTTGCTGTAAAAGCTAAAGACGAATAA
- the eat gene encoding ethanolamine permease produces MSMNHGTMAVSQPVEAKREENLTRVLKPIHLWALAVGLVISGNYFGWSYGFAAGGVMGLALALIPVTIFYVTFILSYSELATAIPHAGGPSAYARRAMGKFGGYLNGISCLIEFVFAPPAIALAVGGYVHALLPAIDPMVATVAAFFFFIFLNYLGMKTSATFELAVTVIALLGLVIYWGLAAPHFDAARIMSTPLLPHGFDGLMAAVPFAIWFFLAIEGGAMSAEEMVDPQRDIPKGFLSGMATLLVMAVLTLFLTAGIADIDAVSSVDFPLPLALSAAYGDGSLPALLMSGIGLFGLVASLHGIIVGYSRQTYAMARTGYLPKFLARLDEKHHTPVWALVLPGIVCLFTALTGLTDLVITIACYGSVVMYLTSLVSFLILRHKEPALKRPFRVPSMIIPVISVLMAIFCLVSLLMASSEVLPYVAGIYALSIAYYFIHGNKHIRPFEEEFGVLDELDEEA; encoded by the coding sequence ATGAGCATGAATCATGGAACAATGGCTGTTTCACAGCCGGTTGAAGCAAAGCGGGAGGAGAATCTGACCCGGGTGCTGAAGCCCATCCACTTATGGGCCTTGGCGGTGGGGCTGGTGATTTCCGGCAACTATTTCGGCTGGAGCTATGGCTTTGCCGCCGGCGGTGTTATGGGCCTGGCCTTGGCCCTGATTCCCGTGACGATCTTCTATGTGACCTTTATCCTTTCCTATTCGGAGCTGGCTACGGCCATTCCCCATGCCGGCGGGCCCTCTGCTTATGCCCGCCGGGCCATGGGCAAGTTCGGCGGCTATCTGAACGGCATCAGCTGCCTGATTGAATTCGTCTTTGCCCCGCCGGCCATTGCTTTGGCGGTAGGCGGTTATGTCCATGCCCTGCTGCCGGCCATTGATCCCATGGTGGCCACGGTGGCGGCCTTCTTCTTCTTCATTTTCCTGAACTATCTGGGCATGAAGACCTCGGCCACTTTTGAACTGGCGGTGACGGTTATCGCCCTGCTGGGCCTCGTGATTTACTGGGGGCTGGCAGCACCTCATTTCGATGCGGCCCGCATCATGTCCACGCCGCTTCTGCCCCATGGCTTTGATGGCCTGATGGCGGCCGTGCCCTTTGCCATCTGGTTCTTCCTGGCCATTGAAGGCGGCGCCATGAGTGCCGAGGAAATGGTGGATCCTCAGCGGGATATTCCCAAGGGCTTCCTGAGTGGCATGGCCACCTTGCTGGTCATGGCGGTCTTGACCCTGTTTTTGACGGCTGGTATTGCCGATATTGACGCGGTTTCGTCTGTGGACTTTCCTTTGCCCCTGGCCCTGAGTGCTGCCTATGGTGACGGTTCCCTGCCGGCGCTCCTGATGAGCGGTATCGGCCTCTTCGGTCTGGTGGCATCGCTGCATGGCATTATCGTGGGCTATTCCCGTCAGACCTATGCCATGGCCCGCACGGGCTATCTGCCCAAGTTCCTGGCCCGTCTGGATGAAAAGCATCATACGCCGGTCTGGGCTTTGGTACTGCCTGGTATCGTCTGCCTGTTCACGGCCTTGACCGGTCTTACGGACCTGGTCATCACCATTGCCTGCTATGGTTCCGTGGTCATGTATCTGACCAGCCTGGTTTCCTTCCTGATCCTGCGTCATAAGGAACCGGCACTGAAGCGTCCCTTCCGTGTACCCAGCATGATCATTCCGGTCATCAGCGTGCTCATGGCCATCTTCTGTCTGGTAAGCCTGTTGATGGCTTCCAGTGAAGTGCTGCCCTATGTAGCTGGCATCTACGCCCTTTCCATTGCGTACTATTTCATCCATGGCAACAAGCATATCCGTCCCTTTGAGGAAGAATTCGGCGTGCTGGATGAACTGGATGAGGAAGCCTGA
- a CDS encoding ethanolamine ammonia-lyase reactivating factor EutA, with the protein MAEEIISAGIDIGTTTSQVIFSRLQLENNSYTAVPNVRIAKKEVIYKSPIHFTPLCGDGNIDEEALDHILLAEYEKAHLRREDIATGAVIITGESSRKENARLAVERLSAAAGDFVVATAGPDLESVLAGYGAGAAALSERCPYPVANFDIGGGTTNVAVFLGGELQDAFALDIGGRLVRLSENHQVLYMSPRIQPLAEELGLSLCEGKIADLAELEKLARRFAEICLRICLDQSLTIGEEGLFLGHGKRLGKLPAVMFSGGVAEYIYGDSVAEGRWEDILRHGDIGPLVGAAFRRVFADNLEVQFLTPQERIRATVIGAGSYVVHLSGSTVLMAEELSPLQNIPVIRLDHPEQTEKLAAEYRLKRDIYPAGQQTAIAMAGPGMGGYAELKALARCLVEMTADEDNILLVIMEQDLAKALGLLMQSLGKGRRIICLDRIRALPGDYIDVGKPVAGTVPVVVKTLIFKS; encoded by the coding sequence ATGGCGGAGGAAATCATCAGTGCCGGCATCGATATCGGCACCACCACGTCGCAGGTGATCTTCAGCCGATTGCAGCTGGAAAACAATTCCTACACGGCGGTGCCCAATGTGCGCATCGCCAAGAAGGAAGTCATCTATAAAAGTCCCATCCATTTCACGCCTTTGTGTGGGGATGGCAATATCGATGAGGAGGCACTGGACCATATCCTGCTGGCGGAGTATGAGAAGGCTCATCTCCGCCGGGAAGATATTGCCACCGGCGCCGTCATCATCACCGGGGAGAGTTCCCGCAAGGAAAATGCCCGGCTGGCAGTGGAAAGACTATCCGCTGCCGCCGGGGATTTTGTGGTGGCCACCGCCGGCCCGGATCTGGAATCGGTGCTGGCCGGTTACGGCGCCGGGGCAGCGGCCTTGTCTGAACGCTGTCCCTATCCTGTGGCCAATTTCGATATTGGCGGCGGCACCACCAATGTGGCGGTTTTCCTGGGAGGAGAACTGCAGGATGCCTTTGCTCTGGATATCGGGGGCAGGCTGGTGAGGTTGTCAGAAAATCATCAAGTCCTGTATATGTCCCCGCGAATCCAGCCACTGGCAGAGGAGCTGGGTTTATCCCTGTGCGAAGGGAAAATCGCTGACTTGGCTGAACTGGAAAAGCTGGCCCGGCGGTTTGCGGAAATCTGCCTGCGTATCTGTCTGGATCAGTCACTGACAATTGGAGAAGAGGGGTTGTTCCTGGGGCACGGCAAGCGTTTGGGGAAACTGCCTGCCGTGATGTTCTCCGGTGGGGTGGCGGAATACATTTATGGGGACTCAGTGGCAGAAGGCCGCTGGGAGGATATACTGCGTCATGGGGATATTGGCCCCTTGGTGGGGGCTGCGTTCCGGCGCGTTTTTGCGGACAATCTGGAGGTTCAGTTCCTGACACCTCAGGAGCGTATCCGGGCCACGGTTATCGGGGCGGGCAGCTATGTCGTGCATCTGAGCGGCAGCACCGTGCTGATGGCAGAGGAATTGTCGCCCTTGCAGAATATTCCCGTAATCCGGCTGGACCATCCGGAGCAGACGGAAAAGCTGGCCGCTGAGTACCGGCTGAAACGGGATATCTATCCGGCAGGACAGCAGACAGCTATTGCCATGGCCGGCCCGGGCATGGGTGGCTATGCAGAGCTCAAAGCATTGGCCCGTTGTCTGGTGGAGATGACGGCTGACGAGGATAATATCCTGCTGGTCATTATGGAGCAGGATCTGGCCAAGGCCTTGGGGCTGCTGATGCAGAGCTTGGGCAAGGGGCGGCGGATCATCTGCTTGGATCGCATCCGGGCCCTGCCCGGGGATTATATCGACGTGGGCAAGCCGGTGGCCGGAACGGTGCCGGTGGTGGTGAAAACCCTGATTTTCAAGAGTTGA